Proteins from one Telopea speciosissima isolate NSW1024214 ecotype Mountain lineage chromosome 1, Tspe_v1, whole genome shotgun sequence genomic window:
- the LOC122649054 gene encoding uncharacterized protein LOC122649054, with protein sequence MKGMKGRCLKKLKSIQPITSLKPGRILQLNVSDGFFNSFLPHSVNWVPQIPSLRKDQDDKINQRNLPKLEPDIIDFSEQMKDLEDDQEMEFSEENNGDKENIRPPIKSSKGHPFAAIKQNKNPEAPIILPEPASCHLRNGPLSELDVSTFRHPDLPPVDHNSEIPESTTRTESLAEIDISSFRRPDLNSGSLFDPNLLAAFEQAVMDHIRAQEAERKSKAIAEMDTKEREDEPEPPSKSLWTEDDPLLEFEEKCPPGGSDSVILYTTSLRGIRKTFKNCNSIRFLLGSFRVLFFERDVSMHLEFREELWRILGGRVVPPRLFIKGRYIGGADEVVGLHEQGKLKLLLQGLPADQTDGPCDGCAGIRFVLCFNCNGSRKAIPKVGNAEEEGLPIRCPECNENGLIICPLCC encoded by the coding sequence ATGAAGGGTATGAAGGGAAGATGTctaaagaaattgaaatcaattcaaccCATCACTTCCTTGAAACCAGGTCGAATTCTTCAGCTAAATGTCTCAGATGGGTTCTTTAATTCATTCCTTCCCCATTCTGTCAACTGGGTACCTCAGATTCCATCCCTCCGCAAAGATCAAGATGACAAGATCAATCAAAGGAATCTACCCAAGCTGGAGCCCGACATTATCGATTTTTCGGAGCAGATGAAAGACCTTGAAGACGACCAGGAAATGGAGTTCAGCGAAGAAAATAATGGCGACAAGGAAAACATCAGGCCCCCAATAAAGTCATCGAAAGGTCACCCATTTGCTGCCATCaagcaaaataaaaatccaGAGGCACCCATCATCTTACCAGAGCCCGCAAGCTGTCATCTTCGGAATGGTCCCTTGTCGGAGCTCGACGTGTCAACTTTCCGGCATCCAGACCTTCCACCTGTCGATCACAATTCAGAAATTCCAGAGTCTACAACACGTACAGAGTCCTTGGCAGAGATCGACATCTCGTCTTTCCGTCGACCGGACCTGAATTCAGGGAGTCTATTTGATCCCAATCTTCTTGCAGCCTTTGAGCAGGCAGTGATGGATCACATCAGAGCCCAAGAAGCAGAGCGAAAATCTAAAGCTATTGCAGAAATGgatacaaaggaaagagaagatgaacCTGAACCTCCATCAAAATCTCTCTGGACGGAAGACGATCCCCTGTTGGAATTCGAAGAGAAGTGTCCACCTGGGGGAAGCGACTCCGTGATCCTTTACACCACAAGCCTTCGAGGGATAAGGAAGACATTCAAGAATTGCAATAGCATCAGGTTTCTGTTGGGAAGCTTCAGGGTTTTGTTCTTTGAGAGAGATGTGTCAATGCACTTGGAGTTCAGGGAGGAGTTATGGAGGATCTTGGGAGGTAGAGTAGTCCCTCCAAGGTTGTTCATAAAGGGAAGATACATTGGGGGAGCTGATGAGGTTGTGGGTTTGCACGAGCAAGGCAAGTTGAAGCTTCTCTTGCAGGGATTACCGGCCGATCAGACCGACGGCCCATGCGATGGGTGCGCTGGAATACGATTTGTACTCTGCTTTAATTGCAACGGCAGTCGGAAGGCCATTCCAAAAGTGGGAAATGCGGAGGAGGAGGGGTTGCCCATCAGATGCCCTGAGTGCAATGAGAATGGATTGATTATATGCCCCTTGTGCTGCTGA